The Hordeum vulgare subsp. vulgare chromosome 4H, MorexV3_pseudomolecules_assembly, whole genome shotgun sequence genomic interval CGCTGACTCGGTGGGTCCACACACATTTGGCGCCAAAAAAGTTTTTCCCGTCGCCTCGGTTCGGTATGGGACCGCAGGTGCCAATTCCAGCCCTCACCTTCGAAAAACGGTCTTCTTGGGACGCGACTGGGCCGTTTTTTTTTTGCACCGGCGATAAAAAAGGACCTTAGGGGAGGGGgcgcggctggagatgctcttagcgaTGAGGCATTCAATTCAACCCCCTAGAGGCTACGGTTTCAGATAAATTAAATCCTTATGTTTTTTATCACTGAgagtttttcttttcctcttttgaGATTCTTGCCACTGATAGTTTTCTGAGTGAGCAAGGATTAAGGTGTGATTTTATTTAATGAAATGATTCCTTCAAAATTCTGCCGAAACGGTTTCACACCGTCAATGGATTACTTGTACGCAATATAGTAtttcctccgtccggaattacttgtcgcataAATGGATAAAAATGATGTATCTAAAACTAAAACACATCCAGATACATCCATTCtaatgacaagtattttcggacggaggaagTACCAAACAGTGAGAGTTCAGGTGAAAAGAAAACCATGAGATTAAGCTGATCTATGGAACTGAACTTTGACGATAACTTTCTCTACTAACGTATTTTACGTCATGTGCGTAACCGCCTCCCCTTTCTTCTTCAGTGCAGAGAGACGATCCGGAGGCAAGCGTTATTTTCCCCCATGGCCGGCCGCCGGTGAAATCCACGGGTGGCCTCCCCCTCTGTCGGCCACTCCGGCGGAGGGAGGTTGGGGGAACCCCAGAGCTTCACCTTGCTCCTTCACAACAAATCTGGTTTTGATGTCTACACTCTAGCAACAAGAGTCGAGAAGAGTTAACTCTGAGTCAATTTCTCGACGTTGGAGTAGCACCACCATGATGGGTGCTTAGGCTTCCTTGATCGTGTGCACATGTACCACCACCAGGGTCATTCGATCCAGCTAATAGATGCGTCTGTAAGCATGAGATGGTAAGCACAACTCTCTATGCTAGGAAGGGCAATGACAGCGATTGAAAGGCATGAAGAGAACTCACATGAGTGTGCGGAGCAGGTGGAGGAGGAAGGCTTGGCATCAATAGCGGACTTTTGCCGTTGAGAGCATCAGGACTCTGCATATTATTTTTTAGGTAACAAGTTTAAATATTGTAGCAAAGACGAAGGTTACGTAATGAAACTAAGACTCCCTCTTCACGATTATGGACAACAATTAACCTGGAATTGCTCCTGGTAGAGAGCTCGTTCTGCCTCCAACCTCTCCTCTATGCCTCGACTAATCCTCTCCTTGATGGCTTGACTCTGTGCCGCCAGCATCTCCTTGAAGGCTAGGGTCTGTGCCGCCAGTCTCTCCTCGAAGTATTTATACTGTGCCGCCCTGCTCTCCTCGAAGTCTTGACGCTGTGCCGCCCTGCTCTCCTCGAAGTCTTGACGCTGTGCCGCCCTTTGCTCCTTGAAGAATTGACTCTGTTCCGCCATCCTCTCCTCAAAGAGTTGATTCTGTGCTGCCGTCCTCTCCTCGAAGAATCGATTCTGTGCCGCTATCCTCTCCTCTTGCCTCCTCACGGCTTCGTCACGTAgcctcctttcttcctccatccgGGCCTACAACATGTAAGCGCAATCTCATCATCGTTGCAATGCAAGCATGTAAGGATCGGCGAGGATGAATGAAAGAGAGCGAACCTCGAGTTGGGAGATCCTAAATGAAATAGCATCTGGACAAGGGTGTACAGAGGAAATTGAACTCGTACTTTGGGCTCGGATCTAAGAGAGAAGAGTGGGAATGGATGACATCTCGATGAGGCCGTCGCCAATCCATAACCAGACATATAGTATAACATATAAAAAAGTAGGCATACAGTGTAACATTATTTTGTACTCCCTCGGTAaaaaaatataagagcgtttagatcactaaagtagtgatctaaacgctcttatatttctctaCAGAGGGAGTGTGGTTTTGGCTACCAATTTCAGTCCACAACCAACTACTTGACTTCAAAATACCAGTAACAATCTAACAATTGACACCGGGAAACAGCAGAGGAAATGCAAGATGATACCATTTTGGATATGAGCTAAAAAGTGCAGTGCCACACAGATCCATCCCATAGAACCATGACATAACAAAGTCTAAGAACCATAGATGGAATACTCAACAACGTAACTCTTGGTATCAAGTATGCAGTTGGTGACCAATAAATCATTTTTCATCGAACAGAACTGATATAACAGAGGACCAAGTAGCAGAGAAATGGCAACCTCTTTGAGGCAGCAATCATTCCAGAGATGCACCGGCGAGTAGAGATTGATGATGTGCCTGTGCTTGAACCTTTCACTGCACTGAGGGCACTGGGAAACAGAACATCACATGGAGCAACCGGTAATTAATAGCTTAGCAAGGAATTCCATATGAACTTATATAGCATGGTAATGACTAATGAAAAGATTAGCCTTCCAGTAACTGATGAATAGATTAACCTTGGCGCTGACGTTGCCGCAGCGGAGCAGCCACCTCTCCAAGCAGGATCTGCCGTAGACATGTCCGCAGGAAATGCAGCTGTATCAAGCACAGATTTTTATTCAGAGATAATGAGGAATTTATTCAGGCAATGGTAACAAGTTGACCAGATGCGATGAGCGCCGTAGGGGGCCCAGGGATCCATGCAGATGCAGCAGGTGGCCGCCGCCTGGGCACTCCCCTCCGCCTTAGGGCCGCCGCCGACGCCGGCCGACGCGGCCTCCTCCTCCGCGCTCCCGCAGGCCCTGTCCCCGCCGGcgccctcctgctcctcctcctcctcgcggtcTTCGTAATACCAGCCGCTCTCACcggagtcgtcgtcgtcgtcgtaggagTAGTCGCTGGCATCGGAGCTCCTGTCGTCGTCGTACATCTCCTCGTCTTCCTCGCCGGCCGAGCCCGGCGCGGCGCGGTTCGCCGCTCCCCTGATTAAGGACTCCGCGTCCTGGCGAGGCGGTACCTCTCCGTAGGACATCTCAGCGTCGGAGACCTCCTCCGACGGCGCACGGCGGCGGCTGCGATGGCGAGGTCGGTATGGAAGGGAAGTGGAATGCGAAACTGTAAACATGAAGAAACTTCACGCGAGTGGAGGGGATCGTTCTATTCTGGTTCTGGGCCTTTAGGGTAACCAAACTCAACTGGGCTACGTTTATTTCCGGGACTGCAGTCCAATAACCTCGTAGCAAGGCCCAAGAGCTCTCAATTCGAAATATATTATTTTTTCAAGTTAaaattagtactccctccattcctaaatataagttttctaAAAGATTTCAGTAGAGGGTCCACATGCGAatcaaaatgagtgaatttatattctaaaatatatctatatacattcgtatctaGTCTTCTaatgaatttttttaaaagacttatatttagaaacggagggagtatatatctatacacatattttggctaGGTAGCGCAaatttcaaaagtttcaaaatgtttttataaaacatTCCACATGTTTATACAGATGTATTTTTACACATGCCTAAAACTTCGTTAGGAGATCCTATTGAAATCTCTAACAAGTCTTTTTTTTAAACGCCTGCGGCATAATAAATTGATCGTTTGCAGCATACCTTTTTTTCTGCCAGTTTCAATAATCTCATCTCGGTTTAGTCATCTAACTGTTGGACCTGCTCACAATGTGTATGaggtactccctcctttccggtttatatggctcaaatctgaaatctcatcaaccaaggtgaattgtgagtggatgacactagttttaactagccaatgaaatatttttcacatactCAGTTTtcaaggcaataaatgtagcatcttccttctcattggacttgcatgatggatgtagaaaacgatgcatgcatagccacttATCTTATTTCCCTAAACTTTATGAATTAAATATAGCGTGGGACTCAAAGCACTCTAACTTAATTAGACTTAgaatgagcctaatataatggaaatctgaaatttttgagatgagccctgtaaatcggaaaggagggagtaatgTTTAGAGAACATAGCTATGCATGGGCTATTTCCCTTCAGATGTTTCTGCTGATTTACAGTGGAAAAAGGATAAAATATGTATAAAAGCTAAAAATATAAGCTTCAAATCAATGATCAAGGTCCTAAATTTAATTTATGATATGGCCAATTGCATGGTATATGCCGCAATGAATAGCTACTGTTCTACGGGTATATTTGTTACGTGCTTGCAGATTCGTATTGCTGCCAATGAATTATATAGATAGTTTATAAACATTAAATACAATAGTTGTTGTCTTGTGGTCAGATTAAACTGTTTGTAACTGGCAATTGTTTTATTATTGCTGCAAACGAAATTGACAGTCATTTCTCTCATGTTTACTTATAAAAATTAGTTGCGAAAGTGATTAATGTTTCTTCTTGCACCAAGTAGATAATCGAGAAAGAAATGGtgatatttttatttgtttttctcatCAAGTGTGCTGGAATGAATTCAGATGGTGGCTATTTTGTCTTGGAGCATTTAAGTGTTTCTTTCCCCAGGTTCGTTTTTCTCTTCGTAGTCTATCGCTTCTCTATCAGAATATTATACTTCCTTTACTCTTGGGTTTCTAACCTGTATGATTTCTTTTTGCTGCTAGGATTATTCGGACATGTATAGACCTTGATTTAGATGAACAAGAGCCTGTTTTTTGGCAAAATTCCCAGTTGCAGGTACCTATTTTTGAATAAATGAGATCACCTTGAGTTGTAAGATCTTTATGAGTTTCTATTAGCCTGCTATAAGCTGCACGTATTATTTTAAATGTATGATGGTATTTTGTGGTATAGTCAGTCGAACCTTTCTAAGTACGGTGACCAATTAATGCGCCTTAGCCATTTGCTTGCATATCTATGCTGAAAGTCTAGAACATCTTTGGAGTCATTTATTTAGAATAAATTGGATCAACTATTAATAAAATAAGGAGCAAACATCGGTATCAGCGTAGACTAGATGGTTTAGGAGAATATGATCGCATGTATCAGAGGCCCTAAAGGGTGCATATATATTCAGTTACATTGCCAGCCTATACTTGTCCTCCAAGATCTAATCCTAGTTTAAAAGGAAAGGATAGATACGGAGGTTGAGATAGGAAGGGTAGGATTACATCACGTATATATGCTAAATACATGCTACGTTCttcttaccccccccccccccccccccgagtcggAGCGTCATCAGAGTAGATGCCAAGATTGGACCGAAAAGCTTCGAAGGAAGAAGTAGGAAGCCCCTTGGTCATGATGCCGGCAAGTTGATGAGTTGTGAGAACATGAACAACATGGAACTGTCCCAAAGCCACGTTCCCGCGAACAAAGTGAATATCCAACTCAATATGGTTCGTCCGACAATGATGAACGGGGTTGGCAGAGAGGTATACCGTGGAGATATTATCGCAAAACACCACGGAGGCCTTGTCAACGACACAATGGAGCTCGACAAGGAGTTGACGAAGCCAACAACACTCAGCCACGGCATTGGCGACCACATGGTTTTCGGCTTCAGCACTTGAGCGAGAGACAATAGGTTGGCGTTTGGAGGACCAAGACACCAAGGTGTCCCCGAGATAAATACAATACCCAGAAGTAGACCTGCGAGTGTCCGGACAACCAGCCCAGTCAGCATCGGAATAAGCAGCAATGGCGATGGAGGAACTGCCGGTGATTCGAAGCTCATGCGAAGTAGTACCACGGAGATAGCGTAGTAAGCGCTTCATCAATCCCCAATGAGCATCACACGGAGCATGCATATGCAAACAAATTGGCTAAACAACATAGGCTATGTCCGGTCGTGTCAAGGTCAGCTATTGAAGAGCACCAGCAATACTTCGGTAGAGAGTGGAATACGACAGAACCTCACCAGAGGCAGCTGAGACATTGGGCTTAGTGTCAATAGGCGTGGAGGCTGGTTTGCAATTGGACATGGAAGCACGATCAAGGACCTCCTAAACATATCTCTCTTGGGAGAGAAAGAAACCAGAGGCCGTGCGACGAATGGCAACACCTAGAAAAAAGTGAAGAGGCCAGAGATCCTTCATCTTGAATTCAATGCTGAGAGAGGTGATGATCATACGAAGAAAAGATGGCGAGGAAGCTGTCaacacaatgtcatcaacataaagaaGCAAATACGCCATGTCTGAATCACGACGAAGCACAAAAGGTGAGGTGTCCGAAAGAACTGAAGTAAATCCTAGGCGCCGAAGAAAATCACCAATGCATGTGTACCAAGCATGAGGCGATTGTTTAAGTCCATAGAGTGACTTGGACAGTAGACAGACATGCTCGGGTTAGATGGTGTTGATAAAACCCGTCGGTTGAGCACGGTAAACACACTCATCTAGGACTCCATGAAGAAACACATTGGATACGTCCAACTGATGCACTAACCAATGTCGAGATGCAGCAAGTTGCAAGACCGTACGAACTGTGGCGGATTTGACGACAGGACCGAAAGTTTCACCGAAATCAATGACTGCACATTGAGTAAATGTCTGCCAGATGCAAAAGTTGGACTCCTCGAAGTCAAGGATGACCGTGACGTGGTTGCGGATGTTGATTAGATCGATGGCGGTGGCACTAGGAGCAGCAGGGTTGGCGGAGCTAGCAGCAAAGGGGTTGGAGAGTAGCGACCCGGATGCGAGGTAGGAGTTGGGAGAAGAGGCGAAGTCGCCGAACTCCATGGCAGCAGCGACGGCTTGGGAGGTGGCCGGCTAATGCTAGGGTTCGATGGCTAGGGTTGCAGCAGAAGCAAGtcataggaaagaaagaaaaactgaTACCATGTAGACTAGATGGTTTAGGAGAATATGACCTATACTTGTCCTCCAAGATTTAATCCTAGTTTAAAAGGAAAGGATAGATACGGAGGTTGAGACAGGAAGGGTAGGATTACATCACGTATATATGCTAATACATGCAATGTTATTCTTACAATTAGAAATTAGGAACATAAGCTTTACCCGGGTCAAATGCACATTGTGTTAGTCCGATCACTTATGATGTGTGAAGTATATGTTCTCAGGTACATTTTTTATGGTTAACTAATTGTTGTTTCATGTTTCTCCCTAAAGAGTCATTGTATCGGCAAACTACCCTAATCTGATTTGATGCAATGTCGTCAACCTgaatgtttttttgtgttttgtgcAAATCTAGCGGCATTTTATTTTTGGGTTATGTATTGATTATATGTCCACATCCGATATTGTTTAACTCAATCATTAACTTAAGCAGAAACATAAGGTTTGATCGCTATACCATTCTCTTCATTTCAATTTTATGTGAGAGATTTGTGTATTTCCACATTGAGACCATTATAATATCAGTTCACTATTGATGCTTTCTGTTCTTATTGTTTCATATATAATGGAAGTACAATGTGTTAGCATGGCACAACTAGCAGAGTGCAGAAGTAGACAGAGAACAGGAAGATACATTCATTTAAAATAAGCTTATTACGTGTTCGTTGGTGCGAGCTCTTAAATAATATATTAGAAAGTTTGACGCAAATCAACAGTGTCCATTAAAGCATATTATTTCAATTGAAAGTCAAATGTATTCCGTTATACTTCAAGAAATTGCTAAAATAAATAACACATAGATGTGTGGTTTTCTTTTGTATGCTTAACCCAGATTGGTTGTAAGCATGAAGAAACAATATTTATATGGTGTGTACGGAAGCACGCCTTATAACTTATATTCTCTAGCCCTTAAATCATTCAACTTCTTCCTATATGCAAATTTTCTATCATCCAATTGTATGATTGTCTTATTCAAAGTAAAATTGATAATTTATAATATCTTTTGGTCGATCTTCTTTAGGGGAGGCAACACATCTAATATACTATATTTAATGTATGCAGCAAAGCAATGGGACCATATATGGTATGCATATGGCTATTGCTGTTGTTCTCTGGCTGTAATTGCAAGTCCATCCAACaatatcatcttattattatgCTTCAAAGTAGTCGATGATGAAGAATTGTTTTGTTCTCTTTTTCAATGAGCATAGGAAGTAGATGACTTCTTGCAGTTAGAAAACAGACGAATAACCTTTTGTTAATAATCTTTTAAATGATAGTGTAAAGCTTAGAATTTGAAAGTACTTATATTTTGTTGTATATAATTAAAGATAAAACTAACTTTAAATATATTATATATGACACATAAAAAAATCTAATGAAATAAAATTCTAAAAAGGTCAAATATGGTACGATTTGACTTTCCATATGATACTAGCCCGTGTAAGTACACGGGTTGGCGACTAGTCAAAATAATTGGTCCTCAAATTAAAGTACAATGCAGTCCTCTCTTGACCATTCTGTCGGCCATGGATATCAAGCAAACAAGCCGCCCCGTCGATACTAAGAAAGAAGCAATCACTGATATCAAATCTTGGCACCGAGCTTTGCAACGGGTCATCGTAGCACTCGCTCCCTCACAACATGGCCAGCCTCCATCAACAGCAAGCTCCCAGCAAATAAATTAGCATTCCAGCATCGACGATGATCTCCAAAAACACCAACGAGGTGGTTTGTGGAAGCATCTACGTTAACAACTGTGTTTGCAGCATCGCGACAAGCTCAAAAAACACCGGCGAGGCGGCTTGCGGAAGTATGCGCTTGCATGACTCGACTTCGACTGGTTTGCAGCATCGCCGGCGGCAAGGCAGCACCTACCGTTGCCGACGGCCGTCGACCTGGCAGCACGGGCGACGTCGCAACATAAAGTGGTGTTGCAACAATGACGGCCAGCTTAGACGAGGCGGGTCTGCAACATCGCCGATGGTGTGGCAGCATCTCTGTGCAGCATCGTCAAGTACGGGCCAGCTGCCCTCGTAGCACCCATGGTGTCACATCACCAGCGAGCTCGCAGCAGGGTGGTGTCGCAGCATCGACGGTGAGCTctaaggctggtcatagtgggaagtatgatatagtagtatcatgcatatgatattattgtatgatactacctttatAATGCATAGCATCATAAattagtatcatagatgaccttattgacatgcataacacatagtagcatagcatttaacatgttgtgatatctatctatgttactctaaccctttctctcttctttaattatctgccacatcaacatgtttgctagtcccaagtataTGATACCACCACTCCCACTATTACCAGCCTAAAGGGCTAGCAACACGGTCTCTCAAGATGTTGCTCCTCGCTGAATTTGCAGGACCTACCAgacttcagagctccttctcacCCTGAAGTATAAATGGTGGCCCATGGTGCTGGATGCCTAGATCCACGAAACATGGAGCAAAGGGAAGCATGGAGAAATGCAGAGCTCGAAGCACCCACATAGTCAACACCATGCAACGTGTAGCCTCCCGCATTGCAGCAGCAAGATCCGCCGGTGGTGGTCGCCGCCGTCCTCATCTCATTTGCTTGGGCGCGGCGTTGCCTCGACTGGGGGAAAGGTGAGAGCGACACCGGGATGGAAATTACGGAAGTGGTCGAGATAAGAACGAGGGAGATGGACGCGTGCGCGGGCCCACGAGACGCTGGAACTGGCTGGCACAGTCGTGTCGTGTCTACAACGGTTGAGTCTAGTTAGTTTCCCGGATGATGGGGCACGATCGGACGGCGCACGACGCGGTTGCTGCGTGCATCGGGATGAAACAAAGTGTTTTCCCTATTTTAGCCTAAAAACGTGGTACTACCTTCGTCAAGGTTTAAAAGACGCGTTTAAAAATTCACTAAAATCTAGGTGCTTATTAATTGGTTGTGAGATAGattaaaaaatagcattcacactacccATGCATACAAAAATAGTACATTAGTACAACGGAATACTAATTAGGTGTTAGGAGTAATGCAATGCGTACTAAATCTTGTGTATtatgaaaatgcacgtaaatttaactatgtcttctaaaccgtgacggtggAAGTATAATTatttgtgaacggagggagtCCCTGATAATAATCAATTCGTCTTTAAATATATGAGTAAAAAAAGAGTATGGATCTTCCCTTATTATTATTGTGGCACGAACTGAACTGGAGTATTTAGGAAGGGAAACACAAAGGGAGTGGAATTAGTAAACAGACACATGCATACGCGCCGTACGACGTCGTCGCAGCGTACGTACAGCAGCACGCTATAACCCGTCGTCGAGCATCAAGCAGAGGCAGAAGCTGAGTAGCCGTCTTGGACGTCGACGGCGGCATCCATATCCATGACATACGGGCGGCCGTTGGGTCTGAAACATCTGCGGCGGATCTGGCCAGTGTTCCCCTTGGGCCTGTGCATGTTGGCGAGCTTTGTCATGGATTTGGCGAATTGGATGAAGAAGGCGTTCTTGTCCCGCGCAAACTGCTTCACGATCGGCTCCGTTCTGTTGTTCCTGATGAGCGCCATGTCGGAGGTGAAGACCCCCTTTCTGTCCACCAGGGCCTTGTAGTAGCCATTGTCGAACAGGTTCGGCGTGACCACATCAAGGTTCTGTAGCCGCTGCGGGCTGCGGGTGCAGTTGGTCTTGAGCCTACGCGCGAATGCATCGCCGCCGCGGCGGGTCCGGTCGCCGAAGAATCCACAGCCGGCCCTCCCGATTGTGTGCGCCCCGGAGAGGGCGACGAGGTCAGCCCATGTGCGGAGACCCTTGGCGCTGAAGAACCTTCCGAGCTCGAATACGCTGCTTAAAGACGGTGACGGGAGGCTGCTGAGGACCTTACTCTCGGGAGCAGGGCCGAAGCTGTCCAACTGGCCCTGGGGCACCGAGTAGGTCGGGCCGCCGGAGACGATGACGGCCTCGCGGGTGGCAAGGGCCGAGATGTCGGCGCAGGAGACGGTGGGCCCGCATGCCGCGTGCACCTTGGCACGGATGTCGTCGATGAGCTTTAGGGCGCGTGGCTGGAGCCCCTTGTTGGGCCTCATGGCCTGCTCTGTCCCGCGGCCCCGGAGGTAGACGGACGCATCACAGCCTTGCGGGAAGCAGTCGTGGAAGAAGATGCGGAGGAGACCGGCGGCCAGAGCAACCTCCCGCTTTATCGCCGCCTTCACCATGGAGCGCACTATGGTCTTGAGCTGCGGACACGTCCTGGCGTGGAAGTCCGTTAAGAGAGCAGCagccccttccccttccccttcgaGAGGGACCGACCAGGTTGGGGAGACCAGCATGGCGATGGTCAGCAAGGACAGCACCAATGCACCGGCGCTGCTTATCCCCCACATCGCCATTGCTGGTATGGTATGGTATGGTATGATGAACGGACCTAGCTAGGTAGGTTATACACTTCAGCTACAGCTTGCTGTGTTATTTATACACGGGACGCCAGTACGTACGTTGAGCTATGCACGCAGACGCaggttgattatttttagttagaCCACTCAAACAATAACTAATCAAAAGATGCTCAACTAGTAATTGGCagaacaaataaaatgaaaaagatgCTCAGATCTCAAAAATAGCACAtagcatgcatgcatttatatgacCGATCGAGGTCGGCCAGACCGTCGCCTCCTAAGTCCTAACTTTCTCCCCATGTTGTCTGCTCACTCACTAATGACAACTCAACACTTCTTCAGTagcatcataaactagtatcactcagtattgtatgatactaccttcatagtgcatagtatcataaactaataCTTCatccgtcacagtttagaaggcacagttagacTTGCGTGCGTTTCCAAAATAGACAAAGATTAAGGCGCGTTGCATTTACttctagcagctaattagtactccgttgtactacttctatatgcatgcatagtgtgaatgctattttttaactcatttcacagccaatcaataaccacctaggtcctAGAGAATTTGCATGCACGCCTACTAAACCGTGACAGGGGAGTATCAtaggtgatctcatttattgacatacatgacacatagtagcatagcatttaacatgttgcGGTATCTACtccacctatgttactctaatcctctctctcttctttaatcacttgccacatcatcatgtttgctagtcccaagactatgttactagctatgatacccccactatggccagccttatgAACGGCCGTTTTAGACACTAACATCCATGATCTTCAGGTTCAAGACACAATCTTCCCTACCTTATAAACTACTACCTTTCTTTCTAAATGTAAGACGTTTTGGCATGCAGTTCAAATTCAACTCCTAAGACGTCTTACATTTGCAAAGAGAGGGTGTATTTTTCAAGGAATTGTTGTTGAGTATATTGATTGTTACAAAATACCCCTATCTTGTCTTCTACTCTAAGTTGATAATTGTACTTTTATATATATGCCGATGACGCTCAACCAATATAAAAACT includes:
- the LOC123450062 gene encoding uncharacterized protein LOC123450062 isoform X2; the protein is MFTVSHSTSLPYRPRHRSRRRAPSEEVSDAEMSYGEVPPRQDAESLIRGAANRAAPGSAGEEDEEMYDDDRSSDASDYSYDDDDDSGESGWYYEDREEEEEQEGAGGDRACGSAEEEAASAGVGGGPKAEGSAQAAATCCICMDPWAPYGAHRICCISCGHVYGRSCLERWLLRCGNVSAKCPQCSERFKHRHIINLYSPVHLWNDCCLKEARMEEERRLRDEAVRRQEERIAAQNRFFEERTAAQNQLFEERMAEQSQFFKEQRAAQRQDFEESRAAQRQDFEESRAAQYKYFEERLAAQTLAFKEMLAAQSQAIKERISRGIEERLEAERALYQEQFQSPDALNGKSPLLMPSLPPPPAPHTHTHLLAGSNDPGGGTCAHDQGSLSTHHGGATPTSRN
- the LOC123450062 gene encoding uncharacterized protein LOC123450062 isoform X1: MFTVSHSTSLPYRPRHRSRRRAPSEEVSDAEMSYGEVPPRQDAESLIRGAANRAAPGSAGEEDEEMYDDDRSSDASDYSYDDDDDSGESGWYYEDREEEEEQEGAGGDRACGSAEEEAASAGVGGGPKAEGSAQAAATCCICMDPWAPYGAHRICCISCGHVYGRSCLERWLLRCGNVSAKCPQCSERFKHRHIINLYSPVHLWNDCCLKEIRAQSTSSISSVHPCPDAISFRISQLEARMEEERRLRDEAVRRQEERIAAQNRFFEERTAAQNQLFEERMAEQSQFFKEQRAAQRQDFEESRAAQRQDFEESRAAQYKYFEERLAAQTLAFKEMLAAQSQAIKERISRGIEERLEAERALYQEQFQSPDALNGKSPLLMPSLPPPPAPHTHTHLLAGSNDPGGGTCAHDQGSLSTHHGGATPTSRN
- the LOC123450938 gene encoding cationic peroxidase SPC4-like, producing the protein MAMWGISSAGALVLSLLTIAMLVSPTWSVPLEGEGEGAAALLTDFHARTCPQLKTIVRSMVKAAIKREVALAAGLLRIFFHDCFPQGCDASVYLRGRGTEQAMRPNKGLQPRALKLIDDIRAKVHAACGPTVSCADISALATREAVIVSGGPTYSVPQGQLDSFGPAPESKVLSSLPSPSLSSVFELGRFFSAKGLRTWADLVALSGAHTIGRAGCGFFGDRTRRGGDAFARRLKTNCTRSPQRLQNLDVVTPNLFDNGYYKALVDRKGVFTSDMALIRNNRTEPIVKQFARDKNAFFIQFAKSMTKLANMHRPKGNTGQIRRRCFRPNGRPYVMDMDAAVDVQDGYSASASA